A genomic segment from Thermoplasmatales archaeon encodes:
- a CDS encoding nitroreductase family protein, whose product MLIDIIKNRRSVREYESRDVSNELIIELIEHARLAPSAKNLQEWKFIIVKDKEKRQKLSEAAKNQKFVSEAPVVIAGVATYTDYVMSNGIPACHIDVAIAMEHIALAAAEKGLGTCWIGAFYQDKAKEILKVPENCKIIALMTLGYPKEDGKEKIRKRIDEIICWEEFK is encoded by the coding sequence ATGTTAATTGATATAATAAAAAATAGGAGAAGTGTAAGGGAATATGAAAGCAGAGATGTCTCGAATGAATTAATAATCGAGCTAATAGAGCATGCCCGCCTTGCCCCTTCCGCCAAAAATCTGCAAGAATGGAAATTTATAATTGTGAAAGATAAGGAAAAAAGGCAAAAGCTCAGCGAGGCGGCGAAAAACCAGAAATTTGTGAGCGAGGCGCCGGTTGTTATAGCGGGTGTGGCTACCTATACTGATTATGTGATGAGTAATGGAATACCCGCCTGCCACATTGATGTTGCCATTGCGATGGAGCATATCGCTTTAGCTGCTGCTGAGAAAGGGCTTGGAACGTGCTGGATAGGGGCATTTTATCAAGATAAGGCAAAAGAAATTCTTAAAGTGCCGGAAAACTGTAAAATAATAGCTCTGATGACGCTTGGCTATCCAAAAGAGGATGGGAAGGAAAAAATAAGGAAAAGAATTGATGAAATAATCTGCTGGGAAGAATTTAAATGA
- a CDS encoding DNA polymerase sliding clamp, translated as MFQGKIKADFMKLITNAIEILVDEAKIKIKEDGIYGRMVDPAHVGMIDFKIEKDAFDEYKLDDEEEIAFDLEKLSGILKIAGSNDMVEIKYGKEEARLIIRIGNITKKIGLLDASEMPDTKVPSLELPAEIVAPTEKLYQTIRCTEGISDHIILEGDKDYFEMRAEGDNDSVELRLSKEELISIKCNDKVKSMFPIDYLGDMIKIAKDASQEAKIYLGNNYPVKIYFEALGVIKITYLLAPRIESD; from the coding sequence ATGTTCCAGGGCAAAATAAAAGCGGATTTTATGAAGCTGATTACCAATGCAATAGAAATACTTGTTGATGAAGCAAAGATAAAAATAAAGGAAGATGGAATATATGGAAGAATGGTTGACCCCGCGCATGTCGGAATGATTGACTTCAAAATAGAAAAGGATGCTTTTGATGAATACAAGCTTGATGATGAGGAAGAGATAGCTTTTGATCTTGAAAAACTATCTGGAATTTTAAAAATAGCGGGTAGCAATGACATGGTGGAGATAAAATATGGTAAGGAAGAAGCTCGCCTTATAATAAGGATTGGAAATATAACAAAGAAAATTGGATTGCTTGATGCAAGTGAAATGCCTGATACAAAAGTTCCATCTCTTGAGCTACCCGCAGAAATTGTTGCACCAACAGAAAAATTGTATCAGACAATAAGATGCACAGAAGGAATCTCTGACCATATAATTCTTGAAGGAGATAAAGATTATTTTGAAATGAGAGCAGAAGGAGATAATGATAGTGTTGAGTTGAGACTTTCAAAAGAAGAGTTAATAAGTATAAAATGCAATGATAAAGTAAAGAGCATGTTTCCAATAGACTATCTAGGAGATATGATCAAGATTGCCAAAGATGCTAGCCAAGAAGCAAAAATATATTTGGGAAATAATTATCCTGTAAAAATCTATTTTGAAGCATTGGGAGTAATAAAAATAACTTATCTCCTTGCTCCAAGAATTGAGTCAGATTAA